The following proteins are co-located in the Bordetella bronchialis genome:
- the cheD gene encoding chemoreceptor glutamine deamidase CheD produces the protein MSARDARATRHYFDSAFNYQAVKVLPNEYYVTGDDLMITTVLGSCVAACIRDPQTGVGGMNHFMLPEGDSQSPASATMRYGAFAMEVLINEVLKAGAARERLQAKVFGGGAVLEAMQQMNIGERNGQFVLNYLAMENIPVLARDLGDVYARRISFFPRDGRVMVRKMVTKTRATEIIAKREVAVVETLKEKTVAKPRLELFNMPPRARRPVAP, from the coding sequence ATGTCTGCCCGTGACGCCCGCGCGACGCGCCACTATTTTGATAGTGCCTTCAACTATCAGGCAGTCAAAGTGCTGCCCAACGAGTACTACGTCACAGGCGACGACCTGATGATCACCACGGTGCTCGGCTCCTGCGTGGCGGCCTGTATCCGCGACCCGCAGACCGGGGTGGGCGGCATGAACCACTTCATGCTTCCCGAAGGCGACAGCCAGTCGCCGGCCTCCGCGACCATGCGCTATGGCGCCTTCGCCATGGAAGTCCTGATCAACGAAGTGCTCAAGGCCGGCGCGGCGCGCGAGCGCCTGCAGGCCAAGGTCTTCGGCGGCGGCGCCGTACTGGAAGCGATGCAGCAGATGAACATCGGCGAGCGCAACGGCCAGTTCGTGCTGAACTACCTGGCGATGGAAAACATCCCCGTGCTGGCGCGCGACCTGGGCGACGTCTACGCCCGCCGCATCAGTTTCTTTCCCCGCGACGGCCGGGTCATGGTGCGCAAGATGGTCACCAAGACCCGCGCCACCGAAATCATCGCCAAGCGCGAAGTGGCCGTGGTGGAAACCCTGAAGGAAAAAACCGTGGCCAAGCCGCGGCTCGAATTGTTCAATATGCCGCCCCGCGCGCGGCGCCCCGTCGCGCCCTGA
- a CDS encoding amino acid ABC transporter permease: MRLFSSPLNILLTVLIAWFLLLAVPALLEWLLVKANFSATTAQECRASGGACWAFIREKHRLILFGTYPYDEQWRPLAATVVLIAVIVCSGIRRFWTPRLVLLWVVGLAAVAVLMWGGVFGLTYVENERWGGLPLTLILATFGIALAFPFGVLLALGRRSRLPAIKALCVVYIELIRGVPLISLLFMSSVMLPLFLPEGYTIDKLLRAQIAIILFAGAYIAETVRGGLQAIPKGQYEGAASLGLTYWQQMRKIILPQALRIVIPPLVSIFISLFKDTSLVVIIGIFDLTLAAKAALSDAAWRGFGVEAYLFIAFIYFIFCFSMSKYSQALERRLAQGYRR; the protein is encoded by the coding sequence ATGCGGCTGTTTTCGTCGCCGCTGAATATCCTGCTGACCGTCCTGATCGCCTGGTTCCTGTTGCTGGCCGTGCCGGCGCTGCTGGAATGGCTGCTGGTCAAGGCGAACTTCTCCGCGACGACGGCGCAGGAGTGCCGGGCATCCGGCGGCGCGTGCTGGGCCTTCATCCGGGAGAAGCACAGGCTGATCCTGTTCGGCACCTATCCCTACGACGAACAATGGCGCCCCCTGGCCGCCACCGTGGTGCTCATCGCCGTGATCGTCTGCAGCGGCATCCGCCGCTTCTGGACACCGCGGCTGGTGCTGCTGTGGGTGGTCGGCCTGGCGGCGGTCGCGGTACTGATGTGGGGCGGTGTCTTCGGGCTGACCTATGTCGAGAACGAGCGCTGGGGCGGGCTGCCGCTGACGCTGATCCTGGCGACCTTCGGGATCGCTCTTGCCTTCCCGTTCGGCGTACTGCTGGCGCTGGGCCGGCGTTCCCGCCTGCCCGCCATCAAGGCGCTGTGCGTGGTCTACATCGAGCTGATACGCGGCGTGCCGCTGATCAGCCTGCTGTTCATGTCGTCGGTCATGCTGCCCTTGTTCCTGCCCGAGGGCTATACCATCGACAAGCTGCTGCGCGCGCAGATCGCCATCATCCTATTCGCCGGCGCCTATATCGCCGAAACCGTGCGGGGCGGCCTGCAGGCCATTCCGAAGGGGCAGTACGAGGGCGCGGCCTCGCTGGGCCTGACCTATTGGCAGCAGATGCGCAAGATCATCCTGCCGCAGGCCTTGCGCATCGTGATTCCCCCGCTGGTCAGCATTTTCATTTCGCTGTTCAAAGACACATCGCTGGTGGTCATCATCGGTATCTTCGACCTGACCCTGGCGGCCAAGGCGGCGCTTTCCGACGCGGCATGGCGCGGCTTCGGCGTCGAAGCCTATCTGTTCATCGCTTTCATCTATTTCATTTTCTGCTTCTCGATGTCCAAGTACAGCCAGGCGCTGGAACGCCGGCTGGCCCAGGGCTATCGCCGATAA
- a CDS encoding cell division protein FtsX, whose translation MNAWLRQHRYALGITLRRMLAQPFSSLANLLVMALALALPVLGAAILVSVQPVARQLSVTPELTVFMKMDAPAGAAQAVADRIRKDYGDQVREVRTVGRDAALAALRRNPTWAEALAVLPGNPLPDAVVATLRDGDDLAGRAARLAQAWKAWDQVEQVQLDSDWVQRMEALLRFARIGLVLLAACVAVVVLATVFNTVRLQALTQREEIAVARLVGATESFVRRPFLYLGALSGGLAALLGIAIAVLALSPLNDALATLAHSYGADFALHLPEAPWLALAVAAAAILAALSARWSVTRSTRF comes from the coding sequence ATGAACGCATGGCTGCGGCAACATCGCTATGCCCTGGGCATTACCTTGCGGCGCATGCTGGCCCAACCGTTTTCCTCGCTGGCGAACCTGCTGGTCATGGCCCTGGCGCTGGCCCTGCCGGTGCTGGGCGCGGCCATCCTGGTATCGGTGCAGCCCGTGGCGCGCCAGCTTTCGGTCACGCCGGAACTGACCGTCTTCATGAAGATGGATGCGCCGGCCGGCGCGGCGCAGGCCGTGGCCGACCGGATACGCAAGGACTATGGCGACCAGGTGCGGGAAGTCCGTACCGTCGGTCGCGACGCGGCCCTGGCGGCGCTGCGGCGCAATCCCACATGGGCCGAGGCGCTGGCCGTCCTGCCGGGCAATCCGCTTCCCGACGCGGTGGTGGCGACGCTGCGCGACGGCGACGACCTGGCCGGCCGGGCGGCGCGGCTCGCGCAGGCATGGAAGGCCTGGGACCAGGTGGAACAGGTACAGCTGGACAGCGACTGGGTCCAGCGCATGGAAGCCCTGCTGCGCTTCGCCCGGATCGGCCTGGTATTGCTGGCGGCCTGCGTGGCCGTCGTGGTGCTGGCCACGGTATTCAATACCGTCCGGCTGCAGGCGTTGACCCAGCGCGAGGAAATCGCCGTCGCGCGCCTGGTCGGCGCCACCGAGTCCTTCGTGCGCCGGCCTTTCCTTTACCTGGGCGCCCTCTCCGGGGGCCTTGCCGCCTTGCTCGGCATAGCGATCGCCGTCCTGGCGCTGTCGCCCCTGAACGACGCCCTGGCCACGCTGGCGCACAGCTACGGGGCGGATTTCGCCCTGCACCTGCCCGAAGCGCCATGGCTGGCGCTGGCCGTGGCGGCGGCGGCCATCCTGGCCGCCCTGTCGGCGCGCTGGTCAGTCACTCGCAGTACGCGCTTTTAA
- a CDS encoding amino acid ABC transporter ATP-binding protein, which translates to MADAIIRMQDVNKWYGQFHVLRNINLDVAPGERIVICGPSGSGKSTLIRCINRLEEHQQGHIVVNGTELTNDLKHIEIIRRDVGMVFQHFNLFPHLTVLENLTLGPMWVLKKPRAEAEAAALKYLERVRIPEQANKFPGQLSGGQQQRVAIARSLCMNPKIMLFDEPTSALDPEMVKEVLDVMVKLAEESGVTMLCVTHEMGFARKVADRVIFMDRGEIIEQNTPDEFFDHPQSDRTKLFLSQILH; encoded by the coding sequence ATGGCCGACGCCATTATCCGTATGCAGGACGTGAACAAGTGGTACGGCCAGTTCCACGTGCTGCGCAATATCAACCTGGACGTCGCGCCCGGCGAACGCATCGTGATCTGCGGCCCCTCGGGCTCGGGGAAATCCACGCTGATACGCTGCATCAATCGCCTGGAGGAACACCAGCAGGGCCACATCGTCGTCAACGGCACCGAGCTTACCAACGACCTGAAGCACATCGAGATCATCCGGCGGGATGTCGGCATGGTATTCCAGCACTTCAATCTGTTCCCGCACCTGACGGTGCTGGAAAACCTGACGCTGGGTCCCATGTGGGTGCTGAAGAAGCCCCGTGCAGAGGCGGAAGCCGCGGCGCTGAAATACCTGGAACGGGTACGCATTCCCGAGCAGGCCAATAAATTCCCCGGGCAGCTGTCCGGCGGCCAGCAGCAGCGCGTGGCCATTGCGCGGTCGCTGTGCATGAATCCCAAAATCATGCTGTTCGACGAACCCACGTCCGCGCTGGACCCCGAAATGGTCAAGGAAGTACTGGACGTGATGGTGAAGCTGGCGGAGGAAAGCGGCGTGACCATGCTTTGCGTCACGCACGAGATGGGCTTCGCGCGCAAGGTCGCCGACCGGGTCATCTTCATGGATCGCGGCGAAATCATCGAGCAGAACACGCCGGACGAATTCTTCGATCATCCGCAAAGCGACCGGACCAAGCTCTTCCTGAGCCAGATCCTGCATTGA
- a CDS encoding amino acid ABC transporter permease translates to MTPDSKAPPVAAPVRKLSWNDPGVRAIVYQVIALAAVAWLAWFLVSNTLHNLASRNISTGFGFLDREAGFAIGETPISYTPANTYGRAIVVGLLNTLRAAVIGIVLATVLGTLIGIARLSRNWLVAKLASVYVEVMRNIPLLLQLFFWYALITENMPGPRQAHQPLPGVFISNRGLKLPTLQGDALDWMLGGLALAIVLILALAHWGNKRREATGRIFPLVRWAIGLIVVLPLSGWLVSGASLTLDVPVLRGFNFAGGMTLTPEFAALLAGLVSYTAAFVAEVVRSGVQAVNVGQWEAAGSLGLRRGLVLRLVVLPQALRVIIPPMTSQYLNLTKNSSLAVAIGYPDIVSVVNTTLNQTGQAIEGILIIMAAYLTVSLSISVLMNWYNKRIALVER, encoded by the coding sequence ATGACCCCCGATTCCAAAGCGCCGCCCGTGGCCGCGCCTGTCCGCAAGCTTTCCTGGAACGACCCGGGCGTGCGTGCAATCGTGTACCAGGTCATCGCCCTGGCGGCCGTCGCCTGGCTCGCCTGGTTCCTGGTATCGAACACACTGCACAACCTCGCGTCGCGCAATATCTCCACGGGCTTCGGTTTCCTGGACCGCGAGGCCGGCTTCGCCATCGGCGAGACACCCATCTCCTATACGCCGGCCAACACCTACGGCCGGGCCATTGTGGTGGGCCTGCTCAATACCTTGCGCGCGGCCGTTATCGGCATCGTGCTGGCGACGGTGCTGGGCACGCTGATCGGCATCGCGCGCCTGTCGCGCAATTGGCTGGTGGCCAAGCTCGCCTCCGTCTACGTAGAGGTGATGCGGAATATCCCCTTGCTGCTGCAGCTGTTCTTCTGGTATGCCCTGATCACCGAGAACATGCCAGGGCCGCGGCAGGCGCACCAGCCCCTGCCCGGCGTGTTCATTTCCAATCGCGGGCTGAAGCTGCCCACGTTGCAGGGCGATGCGCTGGACTGGATGCTGGGCGGGCTGGCGCTGGCCATCGTGCTGATTCTGGCCCTGGCCCATTGGGGCAACAAGCGGCGCGAAGCCACCGGCCGAATCTTCCCCCTGGTGCGCTGGGCCATCGGCCTGATCGTCGTCCTGCCCCTGTCGGGATGGCTGGTCAGCGGCGCGTCGCTCACGCTGGACGTACCGGTGCTGCGCGGCTTCAATTTCGCCGGCGGCATGACGCTGACACCGGAGTTCGCCGCCTTGCTGGCCGGACTGGTCAGTTATACGGCGGCCTTCGTCGCCGAGGTCGTGCGCTCCGGCGTACAGGCCGTGAATGTCGGACAGTGGGAGGCCGCGGGATCGCTGGGCTTGCGGCGCGGCCTGGTGCTGCGCCTTGTGGTGCTGCCGCAGGCCCTGCGCGTGATCATTCCGCCGATGACCAGCCAGTACCTGAACCTGACCAAGAACAGTTCGCTGGCCGTGGCCATCGGCTATCCGGACATCGTGTCGGTGGTCAATACCACCCTGAACCAGACCGGCCAGGCCATCGAAGGGATCCTGATAATCATGGCGGCCTATCTGACGGTCAGCCTGTCGATCTCGGTGCTGATGAACTGGTACAACAAGCGCATCGCGCTGGTAGAACGATGA
- a CDS encoding AAA family ATPase: protein MILAVEIENFMSIRDRQRIDLQVGGAVDDCPERYAPTWRGSSRRVPKVIAFFGANASGKSTVLRSLQYLVWFVRESFQFGPAQSLPFEPFWDGSCHDAPTVLAVEFAGPESVRGVESGKPQCRYRYELRLHTAGGKRTVLNESLFFWPSRAKRLVRLFERDAAGDVVAGPDFGLAGHKSVLKKILRDNASVISTLAQLDHAPSLALQQAAYRVSSNIFLEKLQVNESQMLQYYQANPALLDALNGDLPRIDLGIQSMMIGQGPNGLIATFRHRGLSREVPLMLESHGTRQFLQIYPFLMDALQRGGIAIVDELDLAIHPTVLPEILRWFYSPQRNPHSAQLWMTCQNSSLLEELVKEEIYFCEKDPTGATSVYGLKDIQGVRRIDNFYRKYMGGTYGAVPTIG from the coding sequence ATGATTCTTGCCGTCGAAATCGAGAACTTCATGTCGATACGGGATCGTCAGCGCATCGATCTGCAGGTCGGGGGCGCCGTGGACGACTGCCCCGAGCGTTACGCTCCGACGTGGCGCGGATCTAGCCGGCGCGTACCGAAGGTAATTGCTTTTTTCGGTGCCAACGCTTCGGGCAAATCGACGGTGTTGCGTTCGCTCCAATACCTGGTGTGGTTCGTGCGCGAGAGCTTCCAGTTCGGACCGGCGCAATCTTTACCCTTCGAGCCCTTCTGGGACGGTTCTTGCCACGATGCGCCGACGGTGCTCGCGGTGGAGTTTGCCGGCCCCGAGTCCGTCAGGGGTGTTGAAAGTGGAAAGCCGCAATGCCGGTATCGCTACGAACTGCGATTGCATACTGCCGGCGGCAAACGGACGGTGCTGAATGAATCGCTTTTTTTCTGGCCCAGCCGTGCAAAGCGCCTGGTGCGGCTATTCGAGCGGGATGCCGCTGGAGACGTCGTAGCGGGTCCGGACTTCGGCCTTGCCGGCCATAAGTCCGTGTTGAAGAAAATCCTGCGCGATAACGCCAGCGTGATTTCCACCCTGGCGCAACTTGACCATGCTCCCTCGCTTGCCTTGCAACAGGCCGCGTATCGTGTCTCCTCGAATATTTTCCTGGAGAAGCTGCAGGTGAACGAGAGCCAGATGCTCCAGTACTACCAGGCGAATCCGGCGTTGCTGGATGCGCTCAATGGCGATCTGCCTCGCATCGACTTGGGGATCCAGTCCATGATGATCGGACAGGGACCGAACGGGCTCATCGCGACATTTCGCCACCGCGGCTTATCCCGCGAAGTTCCCCTCATGCTGGAAAGCCACGGTACCAGGCAATTCCTGCAGATCTATCCCTTTCTGATGGATGCCTTGCAACGCGGCGGGATCGCGATTGTCGATGAGCTGGACTTGGCGATTCACCCCACGGTGTTGCCGGAGATCTTGCGTTGGTTCTATTCCCCGCAGCGCAATCCCCACAGCGCGCAGCTTTGGATGACCTGCCAGAACAGCTCCCTGTTGGAAGAACTCGTGAAGGAAGAGATCTACTTCTGTGAGAAAGACCCCACGGGCGCGACGTCCGTTTATGGGCTCAAGGACATCCAAGGCGTCCGCAGGATCGACAACTTCTATCGCAAGTACATGGGCGGCACCTATGGCGCCGTGCCAACCATCGGGTGA
- a CDS encoding cell division ATP-binding protein FtsE, whose product MIEFQHVFKSYGRGRNILADINFRITAGEFVFVSGPSGAGKSTLLKLIGGLEPPSRGSIQVNGQRLDKLPQRARPYLRRAVGVILQDTHLLYDRNAFENVMLPLAVTGQPRDSAAARARAALDKVGLSGKETLNPIELSGGEQQRLAIARAIVNRPAILIADEPTANLDHDSALRIMNVFRDFNRVGVTTLIASHDQELMSHYAQRVLRIEPGRFADLSQEAQA is encoded by the coding sequence ATGATCGAATTCCAGCACGTATTCAAATCGTATGGACGCGGCCGCAATATCCTGGCCGATATCAATTTCCGCATTACCGCGGGCGAATTCGTCTTTGTGTCGGGCCCCTCGGGCGCCGGCAAATCCACGCTGCTCAAGCTGATCGGCGGGCTGGAACCGCCCAGCCGGGGCTCCATCCAGGTCAACGGCCAGCGGCTGGACAAACTGCCGCAGCGCGCCCGGCCCTACCTGCGGCGCGCGGTGGGCGTCATCCTGCAGGACACCCACCTGCTTTATGACCGCAACGCCTTCGAGAACGTCATGCTGCCCCTGGCCGTCACCGGGCAGCCAAGGGACTCGGCCGCCGCGCGCGCCCGTGCCGCGCTGGACAAGGTCGGGCTCTCCGGCAAGGAAACCCTGAATCCCATCGAGTTGTCCGGCGGGGAACAGCAGCGCCTGGCGATCGCGCGCGCCATCGTCAACCGGCCCGCCATCCTGATCGCCGACGAACCTACCGCCAACCTGGACCACGACAGCGCCTTGCGCATCATGAATGTGTTCCGCGATTTCAACCGGGTCGGCGTCACCACGCTGATCGCCTCGCACGACCAGGAATTGATGTCCCATTACGCGCAGCGGGTATTGCGGATCGAACCCGGCCGCTTCGCCGACCTGTCGCAGGAGGCCCAGGCATGA
- a CDS encoding amino acid ABC transporter substrate-binding protein, with the protein MKTWKTAALGAALLALSGAAHAGATYDNVKKKGFVQCGVSTGVPGFSAADSKGEWKGLDVDLCRAIAATMFNDSTKFKVTPLNTQQRFTALQSGEIDVLTRNTTETLTRDTTLGLIGTGVNYYDSQGVMVSKDLGVKSAKELNGATVCVQPGTTTELNLADWFRANKIEFKPVVIEKYDEIVRAFSAGRCDAFTTDKSQLASTRTTLENPDKYIILPEDFSKEPLGPMVRQDDVQWFNVVRWTLNAMLEAEEYGVKSDNVDAMLKSTNPNVQRILGVTPGMGKNLGVDDKWAYNIVKQVGNYGESFERNLGTGSPMKLPRGLNAQWKQGGLMYGWPIR; encoded by the coding sequence ATGAAGACCTGGAAAACGGCCGCCCTGGGCGCCGCGCTGCTGGCCCTGAGCGGTGCCGCCCACGCCGGCGCGACCTACGACAACGTCAAGAAGAAAGGCTTCGTCCAATGCGGGGTGTCCACCGGCGTGCCGGGTTTCTCCGCCGCCGACAGCAAGGGCGAATGGAAAGGCCTGGACGTGGATTTGTGCCGCGCCATCGCGGCCACCATGTTCAACGACTCCACCAAGTTCAAGGTGACGCCGCTGAACACGCAGCAGCGCTTCACCGCGCTGCAGTCCGGCGAAATCGACGTGCTGACCCGCAACACCACCGAGACCCTGACGCGCGACACCACCCTGGGCCTGATCGGCACGGGCGTGAACTACTACGACAGCCAGGGCGTCATGGTGTCCAAGGACCTGGGCGTGAAGAGCGCCAAGGAACTGAACGGCGCCACCGTCTGTGTGCAGCCGGGGACCACCACCGAGCTGAACCTGGCCGACTGGTTCCGCGCGAACAAGATCGAATTCAAGCCCGTCGTCATCGAGAAATACGACGAGATCGTGCGCGCGTTTTCCGCCGGCCGCTGCGACGCCTTCACCACCGACAAATCGCAGCTGGCATCCACCCGCACCACGCTGGAGAACCCGGACAAGTACATCATCCTGCCGGAGGACTTTTCCAAGGAACCGCTGGGCCCCATGGTGCGGCAGGACGACGTGCAATGGTTCAACGTGGTGCGCTGGACGCTGAACGCCATGCTGGAGGCCGAGGAATACGGCGTGAAGTCGGATAACGTCGACGCCATGCTCAAGAGCACCAACCCCAATGTGCAACGCATCCTGGGCGTGACGCCCGGCATGGGCAAGAACCTGGGCGTGGACGACAAGTGGGCCTACAACATCGTCAAGCAGGTGGGCAATTACGGGGAAAGCTTCGAGCGCAATCTGGGCACCGGCAGCCCGATGAAGCTGCCGCGCGGCCTGAACGCGCAATGGAAGCAGGGCGGCCTGATGTACGGATGGCCGATCCGTTGA